The genomic interval CGTTACGTTCGACGACGTGATCGACGTGGTGGAGGCCGAGGCCACGCGCGACATCCTGGCGCTCGGCGGCACGTCGGAAGATGAGGAGCTGCGCGGCGGCTGGTGGGGCGCGGTGCGCACGCGCTTTCCCTGGCTGCTGCTGAACCTGGGGACGGCGTTCCTGGCCGCGGCCGTCTACACGCCGTTCCGCAACACGCTGGAGAAGCTGCCGCTGATCGCCGCGTGGACCACGATCGTGGCCGGGATGGGCGGCAACGGGGCCTCGCAGGCGCTCGCGGTCACCGTGCGGCGCCTGGCGCTGCAGGGCGCCGCCGCGGGCGGGCGGCGGGGGATCGTGAGCAAGGAGCTGCTGGTGGGCCTGGCGAACGGGCTGGGCAACGGGATCGTCGCCGGCACCATCGCCGCGCTGTTCGCCACGTACTGGATGCACGCCGGCCCCATGCTGGGCGTGGTAGTGATGGCGGCGATGTGGGGAAACCTGGTGATCGCGGGTGTTGCCGGCGGCCTCGTCCCCCTCGTGCTGGAGCGGATGGGCGTCGACCCGGCGATCAGCTCGTCCGTGGTGGTGACGACGTTCACCGACATGGGCGGCTTCTTCCTTACGCTGTACCTGGCGACGGTGATGCTGCTGTGACGGCGGGGCGGGCCTCCAGATCCAAACCAACTTCAACTTTGCGATGACGACCGGCGCGACGGACTTTCGCGATCTCTCATTCCGCGAGCTCACGAGCGGCGGCATGGCGGTGGACCTGCCGCTGCGCTTCCGCGTGCCCGCCGGCTTCGTCGCGGTCGAGAGTGGCGCGGCACGGACGTGGTGGATGAGCGACGAGGATCGTGTGGCGGTGGAGGCGGACGACTCGCTCGCGCCGCGCGATGGCTTCTTCTCGGTGACGCTGAGCATGAACGTGGGGTACGACCGCGCCCGCGATCTGTTCTTCGGCGGCGGCGCGGGCGATGGCGACGAGACCACGATGGCGGCGGATTTCGCGAGAGCGGGCGCCGAGGACGTCTCCGTGGAGCGGTATGACGTGAGCGGCATCCCCACCCTGTTCGTCGAAGGCCGGCAGGGCGAGCGCCGCATCGCGATGTGCTACCTCGCCACGCTCATCGACACGAACGTGGTCTTCATCTTCTACTCGCACCCCACGCCGTTCCGCGACATCGATGGTCGGCGCTGGATGGAGATGAAGCAACGAATTCTATCATCCGGCCAGGTTGTCCGCGTGACGCGCTGACGAACCGGCGACGTGGGCAGGGTGCAGCCCCGCCGCGCTGATGGCGTCTAGGTATGGACGGCCTAAGCCGGCCGGAGAGGGCGAGATGCCGGGGTTCCTCGCCAAAATCTCCCGATCGCCACAACACCGCCACCTTCGCCACTTTCGCGCGGTCGTCCTCACCCCCTATCGTTTCCGAATCCTTCCAAATCTCCGTAATCTTCGGTATACTTTCGCCCATGCTGTCCGAGCTGCGCATCCGCAACTTCGCGCTGATCGATCGGCTCTCCGTCCGCCTCGGCCCGGGCCTGAACGTGCTCACGGGCGAGACCGGGGCGGGGAAGTCGATCATCGTGGGCGCCCTTTCGCTGCTGCTGGGCGAGCGGGCGTCCAGCGAGGTCGTGCGCAGCGGCGAGGACCGCGCGTCCATCGAGGGCGTGTTCGAGGTGGACGGGCGCGAGGACCTGGCGCGGCTCCTGGACGAGCGCGGGATCGACGCCGACGACGGCGTGATCGTGCTGAAGCGCGAGGTGGCCGCCGAGGGGCGCAGCCGCGCGTGGGTGAACGGCTCGCCGGCGACGGCGTCGCTGCTGGGCGAGATCGGGCGGATGCTGGTGGACCTGCACGGCCAGCACGAGCACCAGACGCTGCTGCGCCGCGACGAGCAGCGCGCCATTCTCGACGCGTACGCAGGCACCGGCGACCTGGTCGCCCGCGTCCGCGCGGCGCACGGCGCGCTGGCGGACCTGCGGCGCGAGGTGGCCGACCTGGAGCGCCGCCGCCGCGAGGCGCTGCAGCGCGCCGACTTCCTGCGCTTCCAGGCCGACGAGATCGAGAAGGCGGCGCTGAAGCCGGGCGAGGAAGACGCGCTGGAAGACGAGGCGCGCCGCCTGTCGCACTCCGAGGAGCTCACCTCGCTCTCCGCGCAGCTCTACGACGCCGTCACCGGCTCCGACCGCTCCATCCTGGGCGAGCTGGGGCACCTGAGCCGCGCGGTCGACCACCTGATCCGCATCGACCCGGCGCAGGAGGGGGTGCGCGAGCTGTACGACACCGCGTACTACACCCTCCAGGAGCTGGGCGAGCGGATGGAGCGCTACGCGCAGACGGTGGAGCACGACCCGCGGCGGCTGGACGAGATCCGCCGCCGGCAGGACGTGATCTTCCGCCTGCGCACCAAGTACGGCGGCACGGTCGACGAGGTGCTGCAGATCGGCGCGGCGGCGCGGCAGGAGCTGGACCTGGCCGACGGCGCCGACTTCGAGCTGGGCGCGCTGCAGAAGCGGATGGGCCACGCCGCCGACGAGCTGGCGCGCCTGGCCGCCGAGCTGACGGAGCGGCGCACGGAAGCCGCCGCGCGGCTGGCGGAGGAGGTGAGCGCCGTCCTCCCCGATCTGGGGATGACGGGCGGGCGCTTCGAGGTCGCGCGCCTCCCGCTGGCCGAGCCGTCGGCCTTCGGCGCGGAGGAGATCGAGTTCCGCGTCTCGCTGAACCGCGGCTTCGAGCCGCGCGCGCTCTCGTTCGTGGCCTCGGGCGGCGAGATGTCGCGCATCATGCTGGCGCTGAAGACCATCCTGGCGCGGCTCGACGCCATCCCCACGCTGGTGTTCGACGAGGTGGACGCGGGGATCGGCGGGCGCGTGGCGCTGCAGGTGGGCGACAAGATGCGCGAGGTGGCGGCCGGCCATCAGGTCTTCGCCATCACCCACCTCCCGCAGATCGCGTCGCGCGCCACCACGCACCTGCTGGTCAGCAAGCATGAGCGCGACGGCCGCACCGCCACCGAGGTGGCCATGCTGGAGGACCACGGCCGCGTCCGCGAGATCGCCCGGATGCTGGGCGGCGACCCGGAGAGCGCCGTGTCGCTGGAGCACGCGCGCGAGCTGCTGGAGCGCGGCGTCGCCGTCAGCTGACATCGCGATCCGTGTCGGGAACCGGCATGGCCGCCCTCTTCCGCCGGAGGAGGGCGGCCGCGTTTCGTCGCACGCGGGTGGTCGTTCCGACGAGCATCCGCAAACACTTGCGGACGGGCGGACGAACGTTTACGGTAGGCGGCAGCGGAGGCCCCTCCAGCCTCCGGCAGGTCCCTCACGTGGGGGTTCGCATGCGCTTCACCGGCATCCTCGCCGCCGCCGTCCTCGCCCTTCCCCTCGTCCTTGCCTGCGGGCCGAACGCGCCCGCCACCGACCAGGCACCCGTCGTAACCGCGTTCCAGGAGGGCACCAGCCCGGGAGCGCAGGCCCGCCACGCGCAGGAGCAGAAGGCGCGCGCCGACCTGGAGCAGTGCCGCAAGCTCCGCGAGCAGGGCGTCTACGCCCGCGAGCGCCGGTTCCCGTGCGAGGGCTTCCTCGGCGAGTAAGTACCGAAGTGCGTGAGTGCGGAAGTGCGGGAGTGCGTGGGTCCCACGAGAATCCGACGCACTTTCGCACTCACGCACTTCCGCACTGCTTTTCCTGGGCGTGTTGGGCGCTGAGGCGCCCAAACGGGCTGCGCGCGCGGTAGGGCACGATACGACTGTGCCCAACCGCGCCGGGCCCCCGCCGCGCCTCGACTCGATGCGAATCCGCCGCATCCGTGCGCGCGCGGCGGTGTCCCGGCCCTCC from Longimicrobium sp. carries:
- the recN gene encoding DNA repair protein RecN, giving the protein MLSELRIRNFALIDRLSVRLGPGLNVLTGETGAGKSIIVGALSLLLGERASSEVVRSGEDRASIEGVFEVDGREDLARLLDERGIDADDGVIVLKREVAAEGRSRAWVNGSPATASLLGEIGRMLVDLHGQHEHQTLLRRDEQRAILDAYAGTGDLVARVRAAHGALADLRREVADLERRRREALQRADFLRFQADEIEKAALKPGEEDALEDEARRLSHSEELTSLSAQLYDAVTGSDRSILGELGHLSRAVDHLIRIDPAQEGVRELYDTAYYTLQELGERMERYAQTVEHDPRRLDEIRRRQDVIFRLRTKYGGTVDEVLQIGAAARQELDLADGADFELGALQKRMGHAADELARLAAELTERRTEAAARLAEEVSAVLPDLGMTGGRFEVARLPLAEPSAFGAEEIEFRVSLNRGFEPRALSFVASGGEMSRIMLALKTILARLDAIPTLVFDEVDAGIGGRVALQVGDKMREVAAGHQVFAITHLPQIASRATTHLLVSKHERDGRTATEVAMLEDHGRVREIARMLGGDPESAVSLEHARELLERGVAVS